In one window of Leptospira neocaledonica DNA:
- a CDS encoding OsmC family protein — MSDLEVTVLSTPENYKTILRSKNHELIADESKEDGGGDLGPSPHEFLLLSLGACTDITVRMYAQRKKMDLKQVIVELNLTKWTDHTEIQRIVKLEGNLSEQERERLLQVANACPVHKTLTHPIQIETKLG, encoded by the coding sequence ATGAGCGATCTAGAAGTTACGGTACTCAGCACTCCAGAAAATTACAAAACAATCCTTCGTAGTAAAAACCACGAGTTAATCGCGGACGAATCCAAAGAAGATGGTGGAGGGGACCTGGGACCTTCTCCTCATGAATTCCTTCTTCTTTCCTTGGGGGCTTGCACTGACATTACAGTCAGAATGTATGCCCAAAGAAAAAAAATGGATCTGAAGCAAGTGATCGTGGAACTAAATCTCACTAAGTGGACGGATCATACAGAGATCCAAAGGATCGTAAAACTGGAAGGTAATTTGAGCGAACAGGAAAGAGAGAGACTTCTACAGGTTGCGAACGCTTGCCCTGTTCATAAAACCCTAACTCATCCGATTCAGATCGAAACCAAACTGGGCTAA